The genomic DNA GTCATGTCTTTAAacgcttttttctctcttttaaagAGGATCGCTTGTTGGGAGTTGTGGGTGGCATTAAAGATCTTTCTGTTGTTGTTACGGATTGCCTGGAAGGTCAAAACGTGCCCGCCAGTGATTATGACCATCATTGAAATGATCGTGATATTTTCCAGCGGTTGGTAGATCCCCTCAGGTACAGTGCTTTCCATAAGGATTATATTGATGAACCAGATCACCCATGCACTGACGACAATCTTCACCATTCCTGAAACAAAAGTTTCGTATAACTTTAAGAATCCAGTTTGTTTAAGCATGGGTCACGGGCTAAATTTGCGGGATTAGGAAGGGATTGTTTTGATTAGTCTTCAAATTGGAAAGTATTTTCCAGGTGTTCTCAGCAATATATGTAATGACGTTACCATTTCACTCACTGCCTTCGAGGCGCAGAAATTGAAAGAGCAGCATacgttttttttgtgtgtgtgttcaATTCTTCTAATCAGTTCTTCAGTTTCGCTTAAGATGATTAGTACGAATTAGTCCTGTATGTACGTCATTAAGTAATAAAGGAGACCCAGTCACATGATTTCTTTGTACCTTTCCCTTTAAACTGAAAGAAGGCCTGATACTTAGCTTTAATTGCCAGTTTAGACCGGAGAGGCTTTGGAGTTGCCCCCACCTCGCTAAAAAGGTTTAATAGCTTCAATCCCGTTTAGGCAATGACCGCCAAACCTGGCGACTTTTTCTCAAGATTTATCtagaaacattttaaagtcgtGTGCGTTGTACGTCAACATTGACGTTACCATGGCAATCGAGTATTAACAGCGCACCATGTTTTACAAGATTTGAAGAAGTTCCACATAAAAGgctttatcattattttttacgTATTGAATTATTATAATGTATTGAGAGATCATTAACTGGTCTGGGTGTTGATTGCAAGCGATAAAAATAGTCAAGCGTTACAACTAACTACGAACAATAACGAACTAAGCAGTAATCACTTGTAAACTAATTAAAAACGTTCAAGGAAATCTTACAGGAGGAAACTGCTATAAATTTCCTCAAGGGAAAGGAACtaaaaaaagtgtaaattttCAGTTGTTAACGTTCCATTTATAAATCGCTTTAATAGGAACTCGCCGGCCGGgtttaattgtttaattatctTTAGAGTGTAGTTGTCCCCAGACAGAACgaaagagtcagcagtctctctcttttttcttctcgggcttacaTTTATCGCAGTTCGCGTGCTTGGGTTTCTCGTGGGTTTTTAattattccccccccccccacaaaaaaataaaataaaataaaaataacagcagggaggagaaaagagaaaaaaaggccGGCCTGAATATggttaaacaattttaaacaagTCCGATACCACTTTAAGAACCCTAAAATGGAATTTTCTGTGTACTTTGTAAAGAATAGAACAGACTAGAATAGACCAAATAATTTTCCCAGAATAGGAACCCAAAACAAATTCCATTTCTGCAGGGGTCTGCTACAATCCTTCATACCTCTCAGTGTTACTTTGGCTGAATAAGAAAGAGGCTTCGAAACAGCATACAACCTTTCGACGCTCATTATTGCCAAGTTCACGAAGGTGCAACCGACAAGCAGGGCAGGAAGAGATTTACTGGCTTGGTAGAGATGAACCAATTCGCAAGGGTCTTTAATGTGATGCAGCAGAAAGCGCCATGCTATGTACACAGGTTGAACAACTAGGCCGGTTAGACAATCAGAGGCAGCCAGGCTACACAGCAACACGTTAACTGGACGGTGGAGTGGGGGAGAACGGATTATGGTGACTATAACAGCCAGGTTAGCAACCACGGCAAATATGGCAAATGGGATGTTGACGACCGTTATCACAGTGTCACTGATGTACACAGACTGGACGTTGACGGCGTTTAGAATCCAAGAGGGGAGGCATAGTTCAGAACTGTCATGGTTCAAGACTATGTTATTAACTGTATGGTTTAAGCCTGCAGTTTCATTGACTAAcatgttttttcgtttttggcTGCAAGTACAGTTCTGTTACCtataaaacaagagaaaatttggATTAGAGATATGTTTATTATTTACTTGTGCAGATTTAAGCAGTTTTTATTCAGTTCCTCGTGAAGAAAGTCCAAAGGCCTCGCGCGGCGAGGTTTTTAAAGTTGTTGTGTGTGGAGTAAGCTGCTTAAGTTGTATTGTTTAAACCTCCAATCCTCCATTTTATTATGTTGTCCATTGTATTGCAAAATCAAATTCAACAGTCTCGCTACATCAAAATAAGAGGAATTTGTTTCAGGTATATTAACCCTCGGAGGTACACGGGGGGGGGAGGAGTTGGATGCTACCCCCCATTTAggttttttctgagtttttccTAGAAGATCAAGCCTCAGCAACTGACGTTTtcagacaagtttagtgatgatCAGTTAGTATGGTTACGAGACATGATGTCATAAGTAGTAGGTTGTCAAGCCATTTTTAAGTGAAAATGCAGGTTTTTTCAACTTATTTTAACGATTAAAGTAAAGTTTGCGGTTAAAATGAAGCAAAATACTTATTTATGTATTATTTTACACGTCAAGCACAAAATTACCAATTATCTCTGTTTTTAcctggtaaaatccaagatggcggccaagatggctACCATGTTTGGTGACGGCACAGGTCTCCAgtagcgccaccacccataataTATACTTCATATTTCGAGAAgttcaaaggctttccactgaaattaattttttttcgaaatactgcaataTATGAAAAACTCTAGGGAGGGGTTCCAACAGCCCCCCTCTCCCATATtttaccacggtgggggtatgcgTGTAAGTCCGAGGATTAAACATCATTATTTGATGATGGAGATATAAGTACTTCTTTTGATGCAAGATTTGACTCCCACTGTGTTTGACACTCTCCCAGTCATAATCataagtattttgttttttcaggcttttgTTACTTTGGACCTTTTCATTCTATTTAACTCCTCGGTCAATGTAATAACTCACCCCAGAGGCGTGTGGAATATTTGTTTTAACGTAGGAACAACCAAAAAGTGATTCAATCAGAAGCAGAGCAGTCGCTCCTGGTTTAACAATATCGAGTCATTTTCGGTTTTTCCGTTTGGCTTCATTAATATAATAGATGGAGCCCAGATGAAGCTAATGAACTTTTTGAAGTTAACCAATTCTTTGATCAAAATTCGGCTACAAATAGTAAATTCTTAACTACTGGATACAAACAGCGAATTATCAGTTGAAGGAAGAATCAACAACACTAAAcaactttcacttttttttagtaCCATTACTTTATAAGCACCTGAAAAAACATTGCCATTTACCACCACGAAATCACGTTACATTTCAGTGGAtagtatttttatttgttggtaACAAAACTAAACCGAATACTTTCACGTTTCCTATTTTCGGCTTTTCAAAACTATAAACGCTTATATCGAATAAGAACATTTCATTTAATGGAAATATTTCTACAAATTAGGCAATTGAATGTTCTTTCGAAAGCGGAAGGTTTCTCAGTCTTCAGACAACTTCAGTTTTGAATTCATACGGCCAGTAAAGCCTCTCTGTTAAACTTATCACGTTCAAAAACCTAGCTATCTGCTAAACTGGGTGTCCCTTTTAAATGCTGTTAttaaatgaaatggaaaaatgtTATACAGCTGGTATTGCCTTTTTTTCCTAGCTTCCTTCTCTCGATTTGTGGAGCCCATAAGGCTTAATTTGAGCAAGTTTTGCTATGTAAATAAAGCAAGAGGActtgaaagaaaattattttcaaacgTACCTGTAATTACTTTCGTTTTAATCACAAGTAAAACCCCAAGCTGTGAGATGAACTTCAGGGTACAAAGGTTTGAGCATAATGACTTACCAGTAACTCACATTATTTTAAAGTGATATTTGAACTAGGAGGCGCAAATTATGCCCTGATTACGCTTTTAACAAAATTGACTATAAATTATATTGGCTTACCTTTCTGCTctcgtttgttttcagtttctcaaAAAATAAAGCAGGCACTTAAGAAATGTAGCATTGAAATATTAATTATACATCATAGAAAGCTTAATCATTTTCGAGGAAACTTGGCAAAAATGAGCCTCATTTTTGTCAGTATGTTATGCCTGATTGCCGATCTTCTAAAAAACTGACGTGGGCTTGGAAAGATTTGCGCGTGTGCTTTTATTTTCAAACCTCCGTTTCAGAAATGATGGCTAGTTGTGACGAATGTTCGCGTGTCACGTTTTGTCAAAATGTCATTATAATGGAACGAGCATTCACTAGGAGGTAATTGTATTGTTTGTCGTTTATAATTGTTTAATTTGTAATCACAACAAATTGCCAAATATCGTCgcctgcaaattaaaaatgtacaaCAATACAGCTAAATGAATAGCTGTTAagggcttgtttacatggaggtgggggaccccaggtaggtgagcaaGGTAACCCTCTCAGGTGGGATGAAAAATAACCCGCGTTTActtgcaatcttacaaccctgCCATCCTGGAGTACACTTTCTCAAGGGCTGTTATTGGTTGGTCTTTAAgcacgaaaacaaaacaaaacaaaaaacaaaaacaacaaaaaaatggcgGGCAAACGACGTGTTTTGGCGGTTAATTCTCTGATATCTAGACTGCAAAGCAGGCCATATTTTTGCGTAAATTGAAGTACGCacgaacagtcaaacaaaagctgaaaacggagagcgaaACTGGGGAGACACAGCGTGCTATGGTCAGTTAGTCTCTCTCGTGAATCACTGATCATGTGTCTGCTTTTAGCTTGTCCGTGCCAAATTctttaaatgtttcaaaagaGAGTCACCCTTAGGAGGCTAATATGGATAAGAGCTGAATTTCTGTACAATATTGGCCATGACTGGGCCATTGGCCCCTTTATTTAAGTCAAGTTAAGCTGTGTGGCCTTGAGTTGCTAGCTTGTGCGGTTTTCATAAATTCGGCTAGTAAGCGGGGAATTTTAAGATGCCAGCTCCTTTtagtgggggaagggggggagggggtctaTTCTTCTTATTTGGCTATTAAATAATATAGTCATTTTATCATATTAGTTTTCCATTGTGTGCAATACCATCTACCTTATTGGTATCCGTGAATAAAAATCCCCACGAAATTGTACACCTTAAAATTAATAACCGCATATGGAAAATTCAAAAAACAGGAAGAAGTGAATAACATTTAAGACCATTTAATAACTAAACATATACTGTACATAATATACCTGTCAACAAATACCGACAGATTATTAACTGCTTTTACTGGTAAGTTTCATCCGTGACTGTATCTTCTGTTCTGGAATAACGTTAATGTGCGTTGCTTGTTTCATTTTACCTTAATATTTTGAAACGTGCAGacgtttaaaaaatataatcaaGTTGATAACGCTTGAatcgtgaaatttaatttaatgccctttttcaTATTTGCCTATTGAAATGGCGAAAATAAAATCACCCTAAATATTTTCTTGccaaaaacgcgaaattaagtaTCAATAAGGTATCAATATGTAGTATCAATAATGATGTCAAGGACATGCTCAGTTAACGTTAACGCCTGCGGGCCGTTTCGCCCTGCTATCGATCGGGCCTCTAATGTCAATCCTGAGTCCGGGTGGTTCGGATAAAGCTAAACCATTCACAGCCGGGCTGTCTTTAGTGCCTGCCTCAAAGCAGGATTTCTTTGAATCTGAATTACTGGGTTTAGACTGGATATTTGCTGGGAGAAGATTTGAGCCCAAGGGAACAGAATGTGTCCAAAAACAATGCTGTTTTCCACATGATTTAGCAGCACTAAAAGAGGAAGAAGGGACAGTAACGTCGCCAATGTGTACAATGCCATGTCTTTAAacgcttttttctctcttttaaagAGGATCGCTTGTTGAGAGTTGTGGGTGGCATTAAAGATCTTTCTGTTGTTGTTACGGATTGCCTGGAAGGTCAAAACGTGCCCTCCAGTGACTATGACCATCAATGAAATGATCGTGATATTTTCCAATGTTTGATAGATCCCCTCAGGTACTGTGGTTTCCATAAGGGTGATGTTGATGACCCAGATCACCCATGCGCTAACGACAATCTTCACCATTCCTGAAACACAGTTTTTAAATGTATAATTGTTAGACTGAAGTAAGTTTAGGCATGGGCCACCAGCTTAATTTACTGAATGGCATTAGAAAGGTGTTATTTTGATTCGTCTTCAAAGTGGGACTATTTGTAATTAAAAACGCAATAAAAAAGGGAATCATCCCTTATAAGTAACGGTATACATATACTGAAAGACCACAGCAACGAGCGTCCAACTAAATCAGTTCCCTTCATGATAACTGTTACCCTTTTTGAACAAGTCTCCATTCCAATAATTAGGCTGAAAAAATTCAGACCCGACTTTTGGAGCTTGACTCCATAGCTTTTCGACAACGACAAGCTTTGCAGTTAAGCCGAGGTAAGAACTTGCACATTTTGGTcggattattttttttcttttttgcccgcGTGTTTGTCGGGTTGGTTGTCGAGTAATTTTTATGTGGGTGACTCGTCCCAGGCGAAAGAACTATAAAGAGTTCGAGAAGACTGAAACAAAAAAGCTATCATTGTGCTGCTAATTTTTCTCAAAACAAGGACTAAGCAAAGTACTTTAAGTTTGAATTGAACCCGTTTGGTATTGGAAGACAATCATTGCTTATCACTGAAGAGAAGATACCACAGGGGCTTGATTTATTTCGTTCCTGAAACCCCCGAAAATTTTTTGCCATTTGTTTCTGACAAGACAATTTATTTCAGGAAACGtactcaaaacaaaatcaaaatgtcATTTATGAAGAGCCTGGTACAATCCTTTATTCTCGTAGTGTTGCATTTGCTAAGTAGGAAAGGGGCTTTGAAACAGCATAAAACCTTTCGACGCTCATTATTGCTAAGttcatagcctgcgagcaagctc from Porites lutea chromosome 6, jaPorLute2.1, whole genome shotgun sequence includes the following:
- the LOC140940800 gene encoding uncharacterized protein; protein product: MLVNETAGLNHTVNNIVLNHDSSELCLPSWILNAVNVQSVYISDTVITVVNIPFAIFAVVANLAVIVTIIRSPPLHRPVNVLLCSLAASDCLTGLVVQPVYIAWRFLLHHIKDPCELVHLYQASKSLPALLVGCTFVNLAIMSVERLYAVSKPLSYSAKVTLRGMVKIVVSAWVIWFINIILMESTVPEGIYQPLENITIISMMVIITGGHVLTFQAIRNNNRKIFNATHNSQQAILFKREKKAFKDMTFYTVATLLSLLPLLVLLNHVENSIVSGHILFPWAQIFSQQISSINPVIQIQRNAALRQALKMAL